The genome window TAGATATACGAGATGTTAATCCTTCATTTTCAGCTTCACCTGACAATGAGTCTCCTTCTGGCTTGAATGCATCCCAGCAAGAAGATAGACCATCAGGCAGTCAATCTCCTCCTCCTTCAAATGGCTCAATTTCTCGAAGTCTCTCAGTCACAAGGAGAGGCGAAAGAATGGGTCCTCGGTGGAGCCCGTTTAATACAATGTTGTGGATTTCCGTTGAGCTAGTATTCACTTTAGGACAAATTATTGCTTCCGTTGTTGTTTTATCCTTATCAAGACATGAAAACCCACAAACTCCATTATTTGCTTGGATTGTGGGTTATGCTGCTGCATGTGCTGCAAGTCTTCCCCTCCTATATTGGCGTTATCTTCATCGCAATAATGTCATTAACCAGAGGTCAACTCCATTACGTCAAGGTTCTAGTCGTGTAAATTCGACATCAGATCCTAATTCTTACATTACCGTCTCATTGACTCGGTCCTCAGAAGATCAAGATGGTCAAAATGTTCCAAATGCATCCCCAGGCATTAGGAATCGGCAAAATACTGATGCAAGGTAAATACATGTGCATATCCATTCAGGGTGCATTATCATGGTAGCAGATGTTTttaaaatgaatcaaatgaCATTATGTATTCTCTGAATCTtaatccaaatatatatgtgCGGTCCTTTTTGCCTTTTTCATTCTTATGTTGACCTAAATTGTCACTAGATCTGAATGTTATATTTACTGTGTTACCcaattccaattttttttcctggCCAGGATTGCTTCATTCCTGGAACATTTCAAAATGGCATTAGATTGCTTCTTTGCTGTTTGGTTTGTTGTTGGCAATGTTTGGATCTTTGGTGGTCAGTCATCTTCTGCTGATGCTCCCAATCTGTATAGGTACTGCTTACTTTAAATTTCCTTCTTTCTTTTGCTGCTGTAATACCTGTTATGCTAACATGCTTTCTACATGCTTTACAGGTTATGTATAGTTTTCCTTACCTTTAGTTGTATTGGGTATGCTATGCCTTTCATCTTGTGTGCGATGATATGCTGCTGTCTTCCCTGTATCATATCAGTACTTGGTGTTCATGAAGATATGAATGGAATGAGAGGAGCAAGTGAAGAATCTATTAATGCTCTTCCGACATACAAGTTCAAATCAAAGAGAAACGGAAGTGGCATTAGTGGAGACAATGAGACTGAGGTTGAAGAAGGTGGTTTTCTAGCTGCAGGAACAGAAAAGGAGCGGGTGATATCAGGGGAAGATGCAGTATGTTTCTAGATCTATATACTCATATCCTCTCTTGAATTCTGAAAATAATCAACAAATGACAGCATTTTATGCTACCATAGTTTTAGGTACTTGATTTAACCTTAGCCGCATCTGAATGTGTATACACTCTCACATTCAGTTGTAAATCTTTTGAAGTGATACATGACTCAAGGCTTCAAAATGCTCTGATGCCATGGAATGAACAAGATTCTGTCACTTCAAATAAACACCCTCAGTACATGTCAGTGTATAATGAACAACTGGAATTTCTGGCATCTAATTTAGGCAGAGGCTTCTGGATATGTGGCATTTTAATggaaatttatttggaaaattgaaaCAATGGGTATGGTGTTGATGTTAATGTATAATTAAAGATATGTGAATTGATTTGAACCTTAGCTCAGGAATTGTCCTTGTGACTTCTAAGATAAGGTTTTAAGCTAAGGCCGTAAGGTGGATATAAAAAGCGTCAATTTTAGATGATAAATTTAGATAATGGTAATGCTATggatttacatatatatatatatatatatatatatatatatatatatatatatatgatagatcTAGTATGCATATATGTGAATTGTTTGCTtgcaaaaatatgaattttatacaACTGTGTTTAACACATTTGTTGCTGTTGGTTCCTAGCATCTGGAATTACATCCTTTGGTGATATCTTTCTTTTTGGGGTGGCGAGGGAAACCTGCAGCCACTACCCaagggtgtgcactgggtaaaccccgccttgtgaccctaactgggaaaggaccacaaggacctaaaccagcctaggttgcccataattgaccggctcaaaccaagagagCTGTgattcaaacttgtgaccttgtggttacaagtttgtatccttagtcATCTTGGATGGGGTTACCCCTTTTGGTGatatctttcttcttctcataCACAACTGTCCGTTGGATTGAAGATTCCGTCTACTTGTTGCAGGTTTGTTGCATTTGTCTATCTAAATATGAAGACAACGATGAGCTCAGGGAGTTGCCTTGCTCACACTTCTTCCATGCACAGTGTGTGGATAAGTGGTTGAAGATAAATGCGTCTTGCCCCCTGTGTAAATTTGAGATTGAAGTTGAGAATGAAAATTCATCATCTCCGGCAGAAGGCAGCCAACAAGTGTGAGGTGTTTTGGGATATGAAAACCCAATTCTACGACAATCGGCCAAGTGAACCTGGTTTATGGTACCTGGTAAGCCAGTGAGCATACACTTCATATTTGATTAATACTTTGGTTTTTTGGCAATGAAATCCTGTTTGTAcagttttttaaagttcaaatcaGATATGAAGTGTGAAAGGAACAAAAATATTTGCCAAATTTATCTGAATTGTGTTCAGCACTATCCTGAAGTTCAATGAATTTGTACATCTCagatttgaatatttgattatGTGATTAGGCGTATATATAGAGTGTAAGCTCAATATTAGCAAGTATTTTTGAAGTATTTCTATATAGAGTGTAAGCCATTGCAGTCTGCAGATCAGATGGGGGTTTGTTTCTTCCCTTTTTCTCTTCAACGGTGAGGATATCATTAAACTCTCTCATTATAAGTTGCCAATGTCCTCAGAAATCCCCAAGATTCCTTACGCATTGCTCTCTCAGGAAATACATAAAATCTTGTCAACCTCCATATGCAATGTCAATGTGATTCCTCAGTATCCAGTAATATCAACCTATGCACCCTCTCTCCATAATAACGCAATTCCACCACTATGACTACCATGGCACACACAATGCTTTGGGTGCAATgattgttaaatgaaactgtattagaattaaaatgatactttaatgttgttataatgaaactagtgtttGTAGAAAAAGGAAACCAAAAAACAAAGCTCATTCAAtaacgtatattgtcaaatacaACTGCTATAATGAAATGCGtgtgaaaatgaaattaaaatccaGAGTCATACACTAAAATGAACTTGATGagtaattacaataatatttcaacattactataattaaactagtgtgtagaaaatgaaactaaaaaaatagagataatacaataatgtattttgtcaaatgaaactgtagtagaattaatactttcaccaaaattgattaccattaccattatcaagtatttgatactcattccgattccgatttccatgtgcgaaccaaacacaacttataatgatactttgatattgctataatgaaactagtgtgtgcgaaaaataaaactgaaaaatagagtaatatcgtcaaatgaaactgaagtaTAATTAGAATGGTTCAGAGTAAAATTTgccggttgttatgccatgggcccgggtccaccttgcaaggtggacccatgtccatgttcacaattttagtattttgtttttttgacaacacaattttagtactttatgtttacaattttagagctatatgttcacagtttttgaattctatgttcacaatttttgaactatattcacaattttagactATGTGCGcaatttcaaaactctatattcacaatttcataactctatattcaatagtataacataatttttgaatctatataacaaaattgtgaatatagaattaaaaaaattacgaatattgagtaatgtaattttgtattttgagatttaaaattgtgaacattaagatctaaaattgtgaacatgaacttAGGTCCACCTTGCccagtccatagcataatttgccgccCCAGGCATATGTTTTTGGTTCACTTGAAAGAGTTGCCAAGCACAAAAATTGTGTAAATTTATGGCATGCAGACAGACTCTGGGAGGCAAATGCATACAAGCATTGCACCATCAGAACATGTAGGCAAGAACAAACAAACCTGTGGGGTTGGAGACGTGGAGTAAGGTCTATTGGACCGGCATAGATGGGCCTTCCCCATTGTATTATTGTCATCTTGCCTCCAAACTTGGGTAAGTTGTTATacaatggaccatggtccacacagtgttatgtggaccatgatctaatacgattgtcaaatgaaattgtaatagagttaaaatgATACTCtacagccaaagaccttgtggtctagtgacatccgATTTACATTTATACATGGAAGGGAGTGAGTTCGAACCTTACTGAAGGcgactattgactttttgtCCTTCAGTAGGAATACAAtacaatattgtcaaatgactaaaatgtaattaaaataatatgatgtTTTGCTTTATGGTCCATGACTTTCTTCATCTGGGAAGAAGCTGTAAATCAGAGTCTTCCAGTTAGGATTGAGAACGCTCAAATCTACAAAGGCTGTCTAAACCCATTTCTGAATTAAATACTATTCCAGTTTGGTCATATCTGTTTCTTTGGTAATATTCAGTTTGTTTGTTGGATGAGAAGAAAATGCATTACGCATGAGTAAACCATAGGCATACAAAATCCTTCAAAAAATTACATAACGACAAAagctggggggggggggggNNNNNNNNNNNNNNNNNNNNNNNNNNNNNNNNNNNNNNNNNNNNNNNNNNNNNNNNNNNNNNNNNNNNNNNNNNNNNNNNNNNNNNNNNNNNNNNNNNNNNNNNNNNNNNNNNNNNNNNNNNgggggggggggggggggggggggggtagggGAATTATAGGAATGGTTGAACAAAGTTTTGGACTGGTAACTTGAAAGGAAGTTAACAGCAAAAAGTAAAACATCAAAGGTCAGTCTCAATTGAACAAGATTCTGATGTTTATTGTACATTTAACAATGGACAATaataagagatatatatataatatgttcatCCCCAACTccagaaaaaaacaaaaagaatttacCGCTGTGGCTGCTGGTTGTAGTGgttcttctcctttttctttgCAGCAGCTAGCTTTGCGTTCCTTGCAGCAGCCTCATTAGCAGCAGCTTTGGCCGCAGCATCCATCTCTTTGCTtgacttcttctttttcatcGACTGCACTTTCTTAAGCTTTTCTTTCACATCAACATTATGAGCTTCTTCAGCCTTCTCCACTCCACCACTTTCATCTTTTTCCTTTGCATTTCCAACTTCAACACCGTTGGGCAGATCATGTTGCTCTTTGGCCTCCTTTgacttctttttcttcttttttgcatTCTTGCTCTCACCAGTAGTACCATCATCCTTCTTATCCTCTCCATTCTCTACCTTCTTGCTCTGTGTAGCACCTATAAGTGAAAGAACATTTCATGTTCAAAAGCCAGGATAATTCAAAATTCATCATGCTACTTGAGCTTGAAAGCAGTAAAAAGGTTCTTCAGTACAAATTCCAGCATGATGCCCCAAACCTCTCCAAAAAATCAGAGATCATAAAAACCTTCCAGAAGCCCAGAAAAGTAGAGAATGTAAATTACCTAGTGAATCGTCTTTTTTCTCAGGTTGGTTGTATCCAAATTCAGCAAGCATAGCTTCAAGTTCTTCAAGttccttcttcttcaattcctttttCGAGAGCTGCCTTTCTGATTCCTTAGGTGCCCCAACTTCAGCAGGTATCTTAGCAACAGACTCCTTCTCTACTGCCACTTCAGGCTCAGGCTCATAGTCCTGTTCTGCTTCAATATAGTCATCCACTTCATCAAGGCCTTCATCCTCACTTTCACTCTCCTGATATCCACAAGTTACAATGGCTTATCCATCCACACTTAGTGAAAgaggtaaaaaaataaaacacagaGAGATTACAGGGTAAAGTGACATCTATCCTGATgctaaaaaatgaataataataataataataataataataagcagaTGAGGAAAAGGATGATAATTCCATATTTCCATTCATTATAAATTGTCAGcataaacaagtaaaaattaaaattttaaaatgtttcgTAAAGGTCCTTATTGCCATCACCAAGACAGAAAAAAAACAGGATGATTATATGCTTTCTAACAAGGAtttttccaaaagaaatttcaggtagtcaaaaatgaaaataacaaaaGATCTTAATGAAATCATTAAAGAATACATGTCATGCAAGAGAAATGGTGAGAAAAGTGATGTGGGAAATGAAGTAAGTGTATTTACTGATTACTAACTTTTGTTGTTCATGTCTACCGTGCCAACATAAGATTATTATCTCCAATCAACAGTGTAATATGTTTGACAGGTTTTACTAATTTGCCTAAGCTAAGCTATCATTACCCTAGAAATGAAAGTCAGCCCAAATCACATGGAATCATACTGGACGTGATATCAACTGGAGAAGATTCAGAATGTATAAAATATTTACTTATATCATTTGCCCAAACCATTCTTTGCATAACCAATGCTTGATGTTCTATGAGACAGTTTCCATATACTccttccgtcccattttggaAGGGGTAGAGCGGGTAATTGTGTTAGGCATGCTTTTTACGAAAACAAGAAAGATGTGATATTATTTCCAAAATTTCCCTTCCGAATAGACATTGTTGTAAAAATTGTCCTAGGTGGGGATTTTACCCATAGGCGAACATTAGTTGGGCTGAGTCGGCCAACTtggttgagtttttttttttttttttgggtgtgcaATGTGTACATTAttgtgtttttcttattattattactcgcTCGCCTAGGCGCTACTGCGCTAGACGCCTCCCGGACACCCGACCAGCGCATACAACATTGCAAATAGGCCCACCTAGTCGGCTAGtcagataaatttaaaaagttcaatGGTATTAACAATAAACTTGAAAAAGTAAAAAGCTAATGGTGTTTAAATTCAGCAGGTGGTCATTGTTTTGGCCTTTTGGGACAGAGTAAACAGGAAGGTAAGACAAATAAAGTATGACAGAAGGAGtaattaataatgaaaaatttatATTTGGAGAGACAgctaaaaaaaaatctgataCAAGGAAAAGTCAGCGAAACTCAGCATTGTGAATCAACAAGGAACCATTCCATAAAACATAACTTACATAAAAGATTGCAAAtagataaaataaagaaatatagaGTATATTGTTTGTCACTAATAGAGTAATAGGTTAGGTTTATTTAAGTGGAAATTATAGATTGATAGAATAATTAGTCATCTACATGTTTGGAGAAGTCCTAAGGATTATGTAGTATaacaattctacttatttaaaGCAATATTCTATGAAAAACATCATAAATCATGATAATCATAAGCTTGCTTAACCAAACAGGACTAAGATATTGCACCGAAAATAGAATAGCAATCAGACCTGTGCCAAATGCTACAAAATCACTTTAAGTAAAAGAAatgaatacataaataatatacagaAACATGAGAGTTCAGTATCAACTCAAACAATCAAGAGAGACATACAATAGAGTAATTGACCACATTGGCCCATAATTCTAAAGCAGCATTCAGAATAAATACCCCTTTTTAACACATAAATTCACACTAAAAAAGCATCCAAGTGAAAGTACAAAACACATACATACCTCTAAAACAGGAGTGGCTGTTTCTTTGGTCTTGGAATGCTGCTCCACCGGTGCAGCACCGCCCCAAACAACCTTA of Ipomoea triloba cultivar NCNSP0323 chromosome 3, ASM357664v1 contains these proteins:
- the LOC116011761 gene encoding E3 ubiquitin-protein ligase At1g63170-like; this translates as MAATSEEPAREDPNDRFPLLMEQEESCQSNDHVIDIRDVNPSFSASPDNESPSGLNASQQEDRPSGSQSPPPSNGSISRSLSVTRRGERMGPRWSPFNTMLWISVELVFTLGQIIASVVVLSLSRHENPQTPLFAWIVGYAAACAASLPLLYWRYLHRNNVINQRSTPLRQGSSRVNSTSDPNSYITVSLTRSSEDQDGQNVPNASPGIRNRQNTDARIASFLEHFKMALDCFFAVWFVVGNVWIFGGQSSSADAPNLYRLCIVFLTFSCIGYAMPFILCAMICCCLPCIISVLGVHEDMNGMRGASEESINALPTYKFKSKRNGSGISGDNETEVEEGGFLAAGTEKERVISGEDAVCCICLSKYEDNDELRELPCSHFFHAQCVDKWLKINASCPLCKFEIEVENENSSSPAEGSQQV
- the LOC116013998 gene encoding stress response protein NST1-like gives rise to the protein MVGGGNRKDDQLVINSTNGFAALGALRKKKKSSKDSKSKVSSGSSKQEAEPQVFWAPAPLTTKSWADVDDESDDDYYITTAAPKVVWGGAAPVEQHSKTKETATPVLEESESEDEGLDEVDDYIEAEQDYEPEPEVAVEKESVAKIPAEVGAPKESERQLSKKELKKKELEELEAMLAEFGYNQPEKKDDSLGATQSKKVENGEDKKDDGTTGESKNAKKKKKKSKEAKEQHDLPNGVEVGNAKEKDESGGVEKAEEAHNVDVKEKLKKVQSMKKKKSSKEMDAAAKAAANEAAARNAKLAAAKKKEKNHYNQQPQR